One window from the genome of Musa acuminata AAA Group cultivar baxijiao chromosome BXJ1-4, Cavendish_Baxijiao_AAA, whole genome shotgun sequence encodes:
- the LOC135662064 gene encoding YTH domain-containing protein ECT4-like, with protein MATVATAPSADQATDLIQKLSLDTANKSNDSSEVKKKPSGVQYGSANGGEAPIAPIPTYERSLTPLLQEHMDAGMCYVPNGYTPSFYYGGYDGSMAEWEDYPRYVNSDGVEVPPPGVYGDMYHHGYGYAPYGPYPSPGSPVPTLGHNGQLYGHQHYQFPATYYQPPTATSAPDTTSQTPSSKREVSTSTAASLPSIPVDTTKSDSNETVKASTNGNNGSAKLKPSQQNSSLNSNGSLGKGAFPGGHPSSGYQDPRFGFDGMWSPVPWYDSLMFPDGQQRPTTANTVSSTRNQNLRPLPQLMGMHAPRPAGAGMVNKMYPNHRMYGQHANGFRSGQSFYSSMYDSRMNGRWGMSVDSKYKPRGRSNGFYGYGNENLDGLSELNKGPRSGRFRNQKGFGPTITLAVRGQSLPANVNIQDSAVIPERDQYNKSDFPETYSEAKFFIIKSYSEDDIHKSIKYNVWASTPHGNKKLDAAYQESKEKTSGCPVFLFFSVNTSGQFVGVAEMVGPVDFNKTLDYWQQDKWVGYFPVKWHIVKDVPNNILKHITLENNDNKPVTNSRDTQEVKLDQGLQLLKLFKEHASKTCILDDFDFYETRQKVMQEKRTKQQQLQKKFMDGKMVEFGEKDKDASNGKPGLQKPLEVVTVLKKESAQVGLALGEHVLSEKNGLAAVAGVAPKDAKPVTEKWVVANGVANCC; from the exons ATGGCGACCGTGGCCACCGCTCCTTCTGCTGACC AGGCTACAGATCTGATACAGAAGCTGTCGTTGGATACTGCTAACAAGAGTAATGATTCCTCAGAGGTCAAAAAGAAG CCTTCTGGAGTTCAGTATGGTTCAGCAAATGGTGGGGAAGCACCAATTGCGCCGATCCCAACATATGAACGATCTCTGACGCCTCTTCTTCAGGAGCATATGGATGCGGGCATGTGTTACGTACCCAACGGATACACTCCATCTTTCTACTATGGAG GTTATGATGGATCAATGGCGGAGTGGGAGGATTACCCTAGATATGTTAACTCTGATGGAGTGGAGGTGCCTCCACCT GGAGTTTATGGGGACATGTATCATCATGGATATGGTTATGCGCCATATGGTCCATATCCTTCTCCTGGTTCCCCAGTTCCGACATTAGGGCACAATGGTCAGTTATATGGACACCAACATTACCAGTTTCCAGCTACATATTACCAGCCACCCACAGCCACCAGCGCACCAGACACTACAAGCCAAACCCCTAGTTCTAAAAGGGAGGTTTCTACATCTACTGCTGCCAGCCTCCCATCTATTCCAGTGGATACAACCAAATCTGATTCAAATGAAACAGTGAAGGCAAGCACAAATGGCAACAATGGATCAGCAAAACTAAAACCAAGCCAACAGAACTCATCGTTGAATTCAAATGGTTCACTTGGTAAAGGTGCGTTTCCTGGTGGGCATCCTTCTTCCGGCTATCAGGATCCAAGATTTGGTTTTGATGGTATGTGGTCGCCTGTTCCGTGGTATGATAGCCTGATGTTTCCTGATGGACAACAGAGACCAACAACAGCTAACACTGTCTCTTCTACACGAAATCAGAACCTTCGCCCCCTTCCTCAGCTCATG GGAATGCATGCCCCAAGACCAGCAGGTGCTGGAATGGTGAACAAGATGTATCCTAACCATCGAATGTATGGTCAACATGCAAATGGTTTCAGAAGTGGTCAGAGTTTTTACTCAAGCATGTATGACTCCAGAATGAATGGAAGATGGGGGATGTCTGTGGATAGCAAGTATAAGCCGAGGGGCCGGAGCAATGGATTCTATGGTTATGGTAACGAGAACTTGGATGGGCTGAGTGAGCTCAATAAAGGACCAAGGTCTGGTCGATTCAGAAACCAGAAGGGGTTTGGACCTACTATTACTCTTGCAGTGAGGGGACAGAGCCTTCCTGCAAATGTAAATATTCAGGATTCTGCTGTGATTCCTGAAAGAGATCAATACAATAAGTCAGACTTCCCTGAAACGTACTCGGAGGCTAAGTTTTTCATCATTAAATCATACAGTGAGGATGATATTCACAAGAGTATCAAATATAATGTCTGGGCTAGCACTCCTCATGGGAACAAGAAGCTTGATGCTGCTTATCAGGAATCCAAGGAGAAGACAAGTGGATGCCCAGTCTTCCTGTTTTTCTCT GTCAACACAAGTGGACAGTTTGTTGGTGTTGCCGAAATGGTAGGTCCAGTTGATTTTAACAAAACGTTGGATTACTGGCAGCAGGATAAGTGGGTTGGTTATTTTCCTGTCAAGTGGCATATTGTAAAGGATGTACCCAATAACATTCTAAAGCATATAACGTTGGAGAATAATGACAACAAACCGGTGACAAACAGTAGAGACACTCAGGAG GTGAAGCTTGACCAAGGTCTTCAACTGCTTAAGCTGTTCAAGGAGCATGCGAGCAAGACATGCATTTTGGATGATTTTGATTTCTATGAAACCCGTCAGAAGGTGATGCAAGAAAAGAGAACCAAGCAACAGCAGCTTCAGAAAAAG ttCATGGATGGAAaaatggtggaatttggcgagaAAGACAAGGATGCTTCGAATGGGAAGCCTGGGTTGCAAAAGCCACTGGAAGTGGTTACAGTTTTGAAGAAAGAATCTGCCCAGGTTGGGCTTGCACTTGGTGAACATGTGCTATCAGAAAAGAATGGCTTAGCTGCAGTAGCTGGTGTTGCTCCAAAGGATGCTAAACCAGTGACTGAGAAGTGGGTTGTGGCTAATGGTGTTGCCAACTGCTGCTAG
- the LOC135662096 gene encoding pentatricopeptide repeat-containing protein At4g13650-like isoform X1 translates to MPAAPSSLLLPRPLCSTSLFPKDRIFKLFVGKVDRVGLARYSRYAVCHEIDESSDGETEGRKMEALPKRDAFSVLNVVDRGARADCSTYASLLGRILNSGSLFDARRIHSRILKLAFHGEDHLCNRLLALYLAFGEVRDAIKLFDDMSHRGVASWNRMIAGFLERKEHHKVLTFFTRMVGQCGHPDPITIAIALRACSGHDRYWHVVQQIHAKIIKYGFSGDSNVGNPLIDLYSKNGDIDSARVVFEELWLKDNVSWVAMVSGFSQNGFGAEALRLYNGMHHSGILPTPYVLSGVLSACTKSDLFEHGELIHAQVIKQGFCSETFVGNALVTLYSRCGSLTMAEKIFSEMPYHDRVTYNTLISGHAQNGNSESALRIFEQMQWLGLKPDSVTIAGLLTACGSIGDVQRGKQLHSYVLKAGLSSYYIIEGSVLDLYVKCADIETAHEFFNATDRENVVLWNVMLVAYGQMGDLRKSFDLFYQMQVEGMRPNQYTYPSILRTCTYVGAVDLGEQIHTLTIKTGFELNVYVSSVLIDMYSKCGNLAMAKEILERLTEKDVVSWTAMIAGYAQHDFCLEALRTFEEMQICGIRPDNIGLASAISACAGIRAIKQGLQIHAQSCISGYATDISIGNSLINLYARCGRIKDAYSVFKIVEVKDEISWNGLISGFAQSGNCEEALKVFELMDKSGIEANLFTFGSALSAAANMADIKQGKQIHARIIKTGYDSEIEAGNALVSLYAKCGCIEDAKIEFFGMPERNEVSWNAMITGYSQHGHGRDALKLFEQMKQEKFKPNHVTFIGVLAACSHVGLVDEGLDYFRSMREEYGLLPRPDHYACVVDILGRGGWLNRAREFIEEMPIAPDSMVWRTLLSACTVNKNVEIGELAAKHLLDLEPDDSASYVLLSNIYAVARKWDYRDQVRQMMKDRGVKKEPGRSWIEVKNVVHPFFVGDRLHAQADAIYKFLEELNNRAVEIGYKQDKYYLLHDMEQEQKDPSAYIHSEKLAVAFGLISLSPEIPLRVMKNLRVCHDCHTWMKFVSRIAGRTIVLRDPYRFHHFEGGSCSCGDYW, encoded by the exons ATGCCCGCGGCGCCAtcatctcttcttctccctcgccCACTCTGCTCGACTTCGCTCTTCCCAAAAGATCGGATCTTTAAG CTTTTTGTTGGAAAAGTTGACAGAGTCGGCCTCGCTCGATACAGCCGCTATGCGGTCTGCCACGAGATCGATGAATCCTCTGATGGAGAGACTGAAGGCCGCAAGATGGAGGCATTGCCTAAAAGAGATGCCTTTTCGGTTCTTAACGTGGTGGATCGCGGTGCTCGTGCTGATTGTAGTACTTATGCTTCACTGCTTGGCCGGATTTTGAATTCAGGTTCTTTGTTCGATGCTAGGAGGATCCATTCGAGGATCCTGAAGCTGGCATTCCATGGAGAAGACCACTTGTGCAATCGTTTACTAGCTTTGTATCTGGCGTTCGGTGAAGTTCGAGATGCGATCAAGTTGTTTGATGATATGTCTCATAGAGGTGTTGCTTCGTGGAACCGAATGATCGCGGGTTTTCTTGAGAGGAAAGAGCACCACAAAGTTCTCACTTTTTTTACTAGAATGGTGGGGCAGTGTGGACATCCTGATCCTATCACCATTGCCATTGCCCTGAGAGCATGTAGTGGACATGACAGATATTGGCATGTTGTGCAACAGATTCATGCGAAGATAATAAAGTATGGCTTTTCTGGTGATTCCAACGTTGGTAATCCTTTGATTGATTTATACTCCAAAAATGGGGATATAGATTCAGCTAGAGTAGTATTTGAAGAGTTATGGTTGAAAGACAACGTTTCATGGGTTGCTATGGTGTCTGGGTTTTCGCAAAATGGTTTTGGAGCTGAAGCTCTTCGTCTTTATAATGGAATGCACCATTCTGGAATTCTCCCTACTCCGTATGTTCTGTCCGGTGTTCTCAGCGCTTGCACAAAGTCTGATCTCTTTGAACACGGAGAGCTGATCCATGCCCAAGTGATTAAGCAAGGCTTCTGCTCAGAAACTTTTGTGGGCAATGCTCTTGTCACATTATACTCACGGTGTGGCAGCCTCACAATGGCAGAAAAAATATTCAGTGAGATGCCATATCATGATAGAGTTACTTACAACACCCTGATCTCTGGACATGCACAAAATGGAAATAGCGAAAGTGCTTTAAGAATATTTGAACAGATGCAGTGGTTAGGCTTAAAACCTGATTCTGTCACAATTGCAGGCCTTCTCACTGCTTGTGGTTCTATTGGAGATGTTCAAAGAGGAAAACAGCTACACTCTTATGTGCTTAAAGCTGGATTATCTTCATATTATATTATTGAGGGTTCCGTGCTTGATCTCTATGTGAAATGTGCTGACATAGAAACTGCCCATGAGTTTTTCAATGCAACTGATAGAGAGAATGTAGTCTTGTGGAATGTAATGCTTGTGGCTTATGGTCAGATGGGTGATTTAAGAAAATCTTTTGATCTGTTCTACCAAATGCAAGTTGAGGGTATGCGGCCTAATCAGTATACATATCCTAGTATACTTAGAACTTGTACTTATGTTGGTGCTGTTGATCTTGGAGAACAAATTCATACTTTAACTATAAAGACTGGATTTGAGCTTAATGTGTATGTAAGTAGTGTACTCATAGATATGTACTCCAAATGTGGTAACCTTGCAATGGCTAAGGAAATTCTTGAAAGACTCACTGAGAAAGATGTTGTCTCTTGGACTGCTATGATTGCTGGTTATGCACAGCATGACTTTTGCCTAGAGGCTCTCCGAACTTTTGAGGAAATGCAAATTTGTGGCATTCGACCAGATAATATAGGATTGGCCAGTGCTATTAGTGCATGTGCTGGAATCAGAGCAATCAAACAGGGGTTGCAGATCCATGCTCAATCATGCATCAGTGGCTATGCGACAGATATATCAATAGGAAATTCTCTCATCAACCTATATGCTAGATGTGGTAGGATCAAGGATGCATATTCTGTGTTCAAGATTGTCGAGGTTAAAGATGAGATATCCTGGAATGGACTGATATCAGGATTTGCACAGAGTGGGAACTGCGAGGAAGCTTTAAAGGTTTTTGAGCTTATGGACAAATCTGGTATTGAAGCAAACTTATTTACATTTGGATCTGCACTAAGTGCTGCTGCTAACATGGCTGATATCAAACAAGGCAAGCAGATTCATGCAAGGATTATAAAAACTGGTTATGATTCTGAGATAGAGGCCGGTAATGCACTAGTTTCACTTTATGCTAAATGTGGTTGCATTGAAGATGCAAAGATTGAATTCTTTGGAATGCCTGAGAGGAATGAGGTGTCATGGAATGCCATGATTACAGGTTATTCCCAACATGGACATGGCCGGGATGCTTTAAAGCTTTTTGAGCAGATGAAGCAAGAGAAGTTCAAACCGAATCATGTCACATTCATAGGTGTTTTAGCTGCTTGTAGTCATGTAGGTTTAGTTGATGAAGGTCTTGACTACTTCAGATCTATGAGGGAGGAGTATGGTCTCCTTCCAAGGCCAGATCACTACGCCTGCGTTGTGGATATTCTTGGAAGAGGTGGGTGGTTGAATCGTGCTAGAGAGTTCATTGAGGAAATGCCAATTGCTCCAGATAGTATGGTTTGGAGAACCCTACTTAGTGCTTGTACAGTTAACAAGAATGTCGAAATTGGAGAACTTGCAGCTAAGCATCTTCTGGATTTGGAGCCAGATGACTCAGCTAGTTATGTTCTCCTATCAAACATATATGCAGTGGCTAGGAAGTGGGATTACAGGGATCAGGTGAGGCAGATGATGAAAGATAGAGGGGTTAAGAAGGAGCCTGGTCGTAGTTGGATCGAAGTAAAGAATGTAGTTCATCCATTTTTTGTTGGAGATAGGTTGCATGCACAGGCAGATGCAATCTACAAGTTCTTGGAAGAGTTGAACAACAGGGCAGTTGAAATTGGGTACAAGCAAGATAAGTATTATCTCTTGCACGATATGGAGCAAGAACAGAAGGACCCCAGTGCCTACATCCACAGTGAGAAGCTTGCTGTTGCTTTTGGACTAATAAGTTTATCTCCTGAGATACCCCTCCGTGTGATGAAGAACCTTCGTGTATGTCATGACTGCCATACCTGGATGAAATTTGTCTCGAGGATTGCTGGCCGAACAATTGTACTACGTGATCCTTATAGGTTTCATCATTTTGAAGGGGGCAGTTGCTCATGTGGTGACTATTGGTGA
- the LOC135662048 gene encoding uncharacterized protein LOC135662048, with amino-acid sequence MRVLSCNCHFPLDCCSESSVRCYPPCTPKSEWGDAQNVFSSPAPVSMALEEKPSDEKVVIEQNSAEDVKVEIFLKSCLKKPRVSDSGQVGKLNVKWTDLLGKELVEIKEFEAAESEESEDFTDDSIGCLCVVQ; translated from the exons ATGAGGGTTTTATCATGCAATTGCCACTTTCCTCTTGACTGCTGCTCCGAGTCATCGGTCCGCTGTTACCCGCCTTGCACTCCCAAGTCGGAGTGGGGAGACGCCCAAAATGTTTTCTCGAGCCCGGCTCCAGTTTCTATGGCTTTGGAGGAGAAGCCATCTGATGAGAAGGTTGTGATCGAGCAAAATAGTGCAGAGGATGTGAAGGTTGAGATCTTTTTGAAGAGCTGCCTAAAGAAGCCAAGAGTATCGGATTCAGGACAGGTTGGAAAGCTCAATGTTAAATGGACAGATTTGTTGGGTAAAGAACTTGTTGAAATCAAGGAGTTTGAAGCAGC TGAATCTGAAGAATCAGAGGATTTCACTGATGACAGCATTGGATGCCTTTGTGTTGTTCAATGA
- the LOC135662080 gene encoding GATA transcription factor 2-like — protein sequence MDASKNSSSAATSLLGDFTPGEGGEDGSLEWLSIYVEDCLSSAATSYTTFDPLPASAPPQTPNPKPAFKSLAVQAKARTKRRRRITPGNLSIDTFSTFHLTSSDPPLLHQAHWLAESELILPKKEEEDKTPTPALGGGGGGGGGGGGGGEEKLGKEGVHPRRCTHCLSQKTPQWRAGPLGPKTLCNACGVRFKSGRLLPEYRPAKSPTFVSYKHSNSHKKVMMMRTALLSSNPN from the exons ATGGACGCCTCCAAGAATTCCTCCTCTGCTGCCACTTCTTTGTTGGGGGACTTCACTCCAGGG GAAGGAGGAGAGGATGGAAGCCTGGAATGGCTGTCCATATATGTGGAGGACTGCCTCTCGAGCGCTGCCACATCCTACACCACTTTTGACCCACTTCCAGCTTCAGCTCCCCCGCAAACCCCAAATCCCAAGCCTGCCTTCAAAAGCCTCGCAGTCCAAGCCAAGGCCAggaccaaaagaagaagaagaatcaccCCCGGAAACCTCTCCATCGACACCTTCTCAACCTTCCATCTCACTTCCTCAGACCCACCCCTCCTCCACCAGGCCCACTGGCTTGCAGAAAGTGAGCTCATCCTCCCtaaaaaggaggaagaggataagACACCAACACCAGCtctgggtggtggtggtggtggaggaggaggtggtggtggtggaggagaggAGAAGTTGGGAAAGGAGGGAGTGCATCCAAGGAGGTGCACTCACTGCCTGTCACAAAAGACACCACAGTGGCGGGCAGGGCCATTGGGACCCAAAACCCTCTGCAATGCATGTGGTGTGAGATTCAAGTCAGGGAGACTGCTCCCCGAGTACAGGCCAGCAAAGAGCCCTACTTTTGTGAGCTACAAGCACTCCAACTCACACAAGaaggtgatgatgatgaggacGGCTTTACTGTCTTCAAATCCCAATTGA
- the LOC135662096 gene encoding pentatricopeptide repeat-containing protein At4g13650-like isoform X2 — protein sequence MEALPKRDAFSVLNVVDRGARADCSTYASLLGRILNSGSLFDARRIHSRILKLAFHGEDHLCNRLLALYLAFGEVRDAIKLFDDMSHRGVASWNRMIAGFLERKEHHKVLTFFTRMVGQCGHPDPITIAIALRACSGHDRYWHVVQQIHAKIIKYGFSGDSNVGNPLIDLYSKNGDIDSARVVFEELWLKDNVSWVAMVSGFSQNGFGAEALRLYNGMHHSGILPTPYVLSGVLSACTKSDLFEHGELIHAQVIKQGFCSETFVGNALVTLYSRCGSLTMAEKIFSEMPYHDRVTYNTLISGHAQNGNSESALRIFEQMQWLGLKPDSVTIAGLLTACGSIGDVQRGKQLHSYVLKAGLSSYYIIEGSVLDLYVKCADIETAHEFFNATDRENVVLWNVMLVAYGQMGDLRKSFDLFYQMQVEGMRPNQYTYPSILRTCTYVGAVDLGEQIHTLTIKTGFELNVYVSSVLIDMYSKCGNLAMAKEILERLTEKDVVSWTAMIAGYAQHDFCLEALRTFEEMQICGIRPDNIGLASAISACAGIRAIKQGLQIHAQSCISGYATDISIGNSLINLYARCGRIKDAYSVFKIVEVKDEISWNGLISGFAQSGNCEEALKVFELMDKSGIEANLFTFGSALSAAANMADIKQGKQIHARIIKTGYDSEIEAGNALVSLYAKCGCIEDAKIEFFGMPERNEVSWNAMITGYSQHGHGRDALKLFEQMKQEKFKPNHVTFIGVLAACSHVGLVDEGLDYFRSMREEYGLLPRPDHYACVVDILGRGGWLNRAREFIEEMPIAPDSMVWRTLLSACTVNKNVEIGELAAKHLLDLEPDDSASYVLLSNIYAVARKWDYRDQVRQMMKDRGVKKEPGRSWIEVKNVVHPFFVGDRLHAQADAIYKFLEELNNRAVEIGYKQDKYYLLHDMEQEQKDPSAYIHSEKLAVAFGLISLSPEIPLRVMKNLRVCHDCHTWMKFVSRIAGRTIVLRDPYRFHHFEGGSCSCGDYW from the coding sequence ATGGAGGCATTGCCTAAAAGAGATGCCTTTTCGGTTCTTAACGTGGTGGATCGCGGTGCTCGTGCTGATTGTAGTACTTATGCTTCACTGCTTGGCCGGATTTTGAATTCAGGTTCTTTGTTCGATGCTAGGAGGATCCATTCGAGGATCCTGAAGCTGGCATTCCATGGAGAAGACCACTTGTGCAATCGTTTACTAGCTTTGTATCTGGCGTTCGGTGAAGTTCGAGATGCGATCAAGTTGTTTGATGATATGTCTCATAGAGGTGTTGCTTCGTGGAACCGAATGATCGCGGGTTTTCTTGAGAGGAAAGAGCACCACAAAGTTCTCACTTTTTTTACTAGAATGGTGGGGCAGTGTGGACATCCTGATCCTATCACCATTGCCATTGCCCTGAGAGCATGTAGTGGACATGACAGATATTGGCATGTTGTGCAACAGATTCATGCGAAGATAATAAAGTATGGCTTTTCTGGTGATTCCAACGTTGGTAATCCTTTGATTGATTTATACTCCAAAAATGGGGATATAGATTCAGCTAGAGTAGTATTTGAAGAGTTATGGTTGAAAGACAACGTTTCATGGGTTGCTATGGTGTCTGGGTTTTCGCAAAATGGTTTTGGAGCTGAAGCTCTTCGTCTTTATAATGGAATGCACCATTCTGGAATTCTCCCTACTCCGTATGTTCTGTCCGGTGTTCTCAGCGCTTGCACAAAGTCTGATCTCTTTGAACACGGAGAGCTGATCCATGCCCAAGTGATTAAGCAAGGCTTCTGCTCAGAAACTTTTGTGGGCAATGCTCTTGTCACATTATACTCACGGTGTGGCAGCCTCACAATGGCAGAAAAAATATTCAGTGAGATGCCATATCATGATAGAGTTACTTACAACACCCTGATCTCTGGACATGCACAAAATGGAAATAGCGAAAGTGCTTTAAGAATATTTGAACAGATGCAGTGGTTAGGCTTAAAACCTGATTCTGTCACAATTGCAGGCCTTCTCACTGCTTGTGGTTCTATTGGAGATGTTCAAAGAGGAAAACAGCTACACTCTTATGTGCTTAAAGCTGGATTATCTTCATATTATATTATTGAGGGTTCCGTGCTTGATCTCTATGTGAAATGTGCTGACATAGAAACTGCCCATGAGTTTTTCAATGCAACTGATAGAGAGAATGTAGTCTTGTGGAATGTAATGCTTGTGGCTTATGGTCAGATGGGTGATTTAAGAAAATCTTTTGATCTGTTCTACCAAATGCAAGTTGAGGGTATGCGGCCTAATCAGTATACATATCCTAGTATACTTAGAACTTGTACTTATGTTGGTGCTGTTGATCTTGGAGAACAAATTCATACTTTAACTATAAAGACTGGATTTGAGCTTAATGTGTATGTAAGTAGTGTACTCATAGATATGTACTCCAAATGTGGTAACCTTGCAATGGCTAAGGAAATTCTTGAAAGACTCACTGAGAAAGATGTTGTCTCTTGGACTGCTATGATTGCTGGTTATGCACAGCATGACTTTTGCCTAGAGGCTCTCCGAACTTTTGAGGAAATGCAAATTTGTGGCATTCGACCAGATAATATAGGATTGGCCAGTGCTATTAGTGCATGTGCTGGAATCAGAGCAATCAAACAGGGGTTGCAGATCCATGCTCAATCATGCATCAGTGGCTATGCGACAGATATATCAATAGGAAATTCTCTCATCAACCTATATGCTAGATGTGGTAGGATCAAGGATGCATATTCTGTGTTCAAGATTGTCGAGGTTAAAGATGAGATATCCTGGAATGGACTGATATCAGGATTTGCACAGAGTGGGAACTGCGAGGAAGCTTTAAAGGTTTTTGAGCTTATGGACAAATCTGGTATTGAAGCAAACTTATTTACATTTGGATCTGCACTAAGTGCTGCTGCTAACATGGCTGATATCAAACAAGGCAAGCAGATTCATGCAAGGATTATAAAAACTGGTTATGATTCTGAGATAGAGGCCGGTAATGCACTAGTTTCACTTTATGCTAAATGTGGTTGCATTGAAGATGCAAAGATTGAATTCTTTGGAATGCCTGAGAGGAATGAGGTGTCATGGAATGCCATGATTACAGGTTATTCCCAACATGGACATGGCCGGGATGCTTTAAAGCTTTTTGAGCAGATGAAGCAAGAGAAGTTCAAACCGAATCATGTCACATTCATAGGTGTTTTAGCTGCTTGTAGTCATGTAGGTTTAGTTGATGAAGGTCTTGACTACTTCAGATCTATGAGGGAGGAGTATGGTCTCCTTCCAAGGCCAGATCACTACGCCTGCGTTGTGGATATTCTTGGAAGAGGTGGGTGGTTGAATCGTGCTAGAGAGTTCATTGAGGAAATGCCAATTGCTCCAGATAGTATGGTTTGGAGAACCCTACTTAGTGCTTGTACAGTTAACAAGAATGTCGAAATTGGAGAACTTGCAGCTAAGCATCTTCTGGATTTGGAGCCAGATGACTCAGCTAGTTATGTTCTCCTATCAAACATATATGCAGTGGCTAGGAAGTGGGATTACAGGGATCAGGTGAGGCAGATGATGAAAGATAGAGGGGTTAAGAAGGAGCCTGGTCGTAGTTGGATCGAAGTAAAGAATGTAGTTCATCCATTTTTTGTTGGAGATAGGTTGCATGCACAGGCAGATGCAATCTACAAGTTCTTGGAAGAGTTGAACAACAGGGCAGTTGAAATTGGGTACAAGCAAGATAAGTATTATCTCTTGCACGATATGGAGCAAGAACAGAAGGACCCCAGTGCCTACATCCACAGTGAGAAGCTTGCTGTTGCTTTTGGACTAATAAGTTTATCTCCTGAGATACCCCTCCGTGTGATGAAGAACCTTCGTGTATGTCATGACTGCCATACCTGGATGAAATTTGTCTCGAGGATTGCTGGCCGAACAATTGTACTACGTGATCCTTATAGGTTTCATCATTTTGAAGGGGGCAGTTGCTCATGTGGTGACTATTGGTGA